One genomic region from Cetobacterium sp. 8H encodes:
- a CDS encoding iron ABC transporter permease — MKNNYKNIVILSIFLIFLISTIAITVGSVSLSPFHVWKILLNKLFHKEIFEIEWKKTTEMIVWNLRVPRILLALISGAGLSLVGILMQALTKNSLASPYILGISSGASTGAVISIVIGGIMGFNFSPGIGAFLFGTLTAFLVFYLSGKGSYSSSKLVLTGVAISSFFSGITTFLVTTAKSESQLRGAMFWISGSLAGARWGQIAPLFLTLLISTILTYIKYRELNILVAGDELAETLGVNVSRLRLFIVIISTLLTGFIVASTGVIGFVGLVVPHISRGLIGSNHKRLIPCCLLLGAVFLAGTDTLTRVIFKTQEIPIGVITSIMGAPFFMSMLRKNSYKFGG; from the coding sequence GTGAAAAATAACTATAAAAATATTGTGATATTATCAATTTTTTTAATATTTTTAATATCTACAATTGCAATAACAGTGGGAAGTGTTTCTTTATCGCCTTTTCACGTTTGGAAGATTTTATTAAACAAATTATTTCATAAAGAAATTTTTGAGATAGAGTGGAAAAAAACAACAGAAATGATTGTTTGGAATTTAAGAGTTCCAAGAATATTATTAGCTCTTATATCGGGAGCAGGTCTTTCTTTAGTTGGAATATTAATGCAAGCTTTAACTAAAAACTCTTTGGCTAGTCCATATATACTAGGAATATCATCGGGAGCTAGTACAGGTGCAGTAATCTCTATAGTTATAGGTGGAATTATGGGATTTAATTTTTCGCCAGGAATAGGAGCTTTTTTATTTGGAACTCTAACTGCATTTTTAGTATTTTATCTTTCAGGAAAAGGAAGTTATTCAAGTTCAAAATTAGTTCTAACAGGTGTGGCTATATCTTCTTTTTTTTCAGGAATAACAACTTTTTTGGTTACAACAGCAAAGAGTGAATCACAATTAAGAGGTGCAATGTTTTGGATATCCGGTAGTTTAGCAGGAGCTAGATGGGGACAGATAGCACCATTATTTCTAACACTTTTAATCTCAACTATTTTAACGTATATAAAATATAGAGAGTTAAATATCTTAGTTGCTGGTGATGAGTTAGCAGAAACTTTAGGTGTAAATGTGAGTAGATTAAGACTATTTATAGTTATAATTTCAACACTATTAACTGGTTTTATTGTTGCTTCAACTGGAGTGATTGGTTTTGTAGGTTTAGTTGTACCACATATTTCAAGAGGGTTAATAGGAAGTAACCACAAACGTTTAATTCCGTGTTGTTTACTATTAGGAGCGGTATTTTTAGCAGGAACAGATACGTTAACGAGAGTAATATTTAAAACACAAGAAATTCCAATAGGAGTAATAACTTCTATAATGGGAGCCCCATTCTTTATGAGTATGTTAAGAAAAAATAGTTATAAGTTTGGAGGATAA
- a CDS encoding ABC transporter ATP-binding protein, translated as MIKIKNLNFNIDERQILKNIELEVKKHKFIGIIGENGCGKSTLLKNVYRNHKPKNGVILLDNIDLNTYSVKELAEKLSVLSQNQKITFDFSVKEIVEMGRYTKTSIFSKETSEDKIDEALEKVGMKKFKDQNFLTLSGGEMQRVLIARSIAQESEVLLLDEPTNHLDIRYQYQIMDLVKSLNKTVVAVIHDINIASKYCDYIFAIKNGEIVYKGTPSEVISIENIKKIFEIDVEVIDHPKTNKPVVIFL; from the coding sequence ATGATAAAAATTAAAAATTTAAATTTTAATATAGATGAAAGACAGATACTAAAAAATATTGAACTTGAAGTAAAAAAACACAAGTTTATAGGTATTATAGGAGAAAACGGTTGTGGTAAAAGTACACTTTTAAAAAATGTATATAGAAATCATAAACCAAAAAATGGAGTAATTTTATTAGATAACATTGATTTAAACACTTATTCGGTAAAAGAGCTAGCAGAGAAGTTATCAGTATTAAGTCAGAATCAAAAGATAACTTTTGATTTTAGCGTAAAAGAAATTGTAGAAATGGGAAGATATACTAAAACTTCAATTTTTTCAAAAGAAACTTCAGAAGATAAAATTGATGAGGCTTTAGAAAAAGTTGGGATGAAAAAATTTAAAGATCAGAATTTTTTAACTCTTTCCGGTGGTGAAATGCAAAGGGTCTTAATAGCAAGGTCTATTGCTCAAGAAAGTGAGGTACTTCTTTTAGATGAACCTACAAACCATTTAGATATAAGGTATCAATATCAAATAATGGATCTAGTTAAAAGCTTAAACAAAACAGTAGTAGCAGTAATTCACGACATAAATATAGCAAGTAAATATTGTGATTATATATTTGCTATAAAAAATGGTGAGATAGTTTATAAAGGAACACCAAGTGAAGTTATTTCTATTGAAAATATAAAAAAAATATTTGAAATAGATGTAGAAGTTATAGATCATCCTAAAACAAACAAACCAGTTGTAATTTTTTTATAA
- a CDS encoding M23 family metallopeptidase produces the protein MKKEKKIIILLLVFLVTSVFYREIKLNNKKLAEEKILNKTLEEKQEVVQIDVKENINKDIKIDEKIDTKISEISLENKDEDEEIEKQVAKEWENQEQQEKTENEISLEEKINLENMEYVIKKGDTISDLSKEYKIKTDYIYANNVDQNLRVLQIGKKIKIPTEDGIFYSIKKGDTFESLSKKFDVDIKTIKEDNEIDRLLIGAKIFLREPKVSKYLNSFKTEYVKTNTLGKFSNPLVAMKITSGFGTRKHPVLKKVLSHGALDLKAKVGTKVMSARDGVVSYAGRASGYGKLIIIKHSDGYETRYAHLSKIDVKKGQKISQNELIGLSGATGRVSGPHLHFEIRQYGKVKNPLSYLNIK, from the coding sequence ATGAAGAAAGAAAAGAAAATAATAATCTTACTTTTAGTCTTTTTAGTAACATCAGTCTTTTATAGAGAGATCAAACTAAATAATAAAAAGTTGGCAGAAGAAAAAATATTAAACAAGACCCTTGAAGAAAAACAAGAAGTTGTTCAAATAGATGTAAAAGAAAATATAAATAAAGATATAAAAATAGATGAAAAAATTGATACAAAAATTTCAGAAATCTCATTAGAAAATAAAGATGAAGATGAAGAAATAGAGAAGCAAGTTGCTAAAGAATGGGAAAATCAAGAACAGCAAGAAAAAACAGAAAATGAAATCTCATTAGAAGAAAAAATAAATTTAGAAAATATGGAATATGTTATAAAAAAAGGTGATACTATTTCAGATTTATCTAAAGAATATAAAATAAAAACAGATTATATATATGCAAATAATGTGGACCAAAATCTAAGAGTATTACAAATTGGAAAAAAAATAAAAATTCCTACAGAGGATGGAATTTTTTATTCGATAAAAAAAGGTGATACATTTGAAAGTCTTTCAAAAAAATTTGATGTAGATATAAAAACAATCAAAGAGGATAATGAAATAGATAGACTTTTAATTGGAGCTAAAATTTTTTTAAGAGAGCCTAAAGTTTCAAAATACTTAAATAGTTTCAAAACTGAATATGTGAAAACAAATACGCTAGGAAAATTTTCAAATCCTTTAGTAGCTATGAAAATAACAAGTGGGTTTGGAACAAGAAAGCATCCAGTTTTAAAGAAAGTATTAAGTCATGGAGCACTAGATTTAAAAGCAAAAGTTGGAACAAAAGTGATGTCAGCTAGAGATGGGGTTGTAAGTTATGCTGGTAGAGCAAGTGGATATGGAAAATTAATAATAATTAAACATAGTGATGGTTATGAAACTAGATATGCCCACTTAAGTAAAATAGATGTTAAGAAGGGACAAAAAATATCACAGAATGAATTGATAGGTCTTAGTGGAGCAACCGGTAGAGTAAGTGGTCCTCATTTACATTTTGAAATAAGACAGTATGGAAAAGTAAAAAATCCATTAAGTTATTTAAATATAAAATAG
- a CDS encoding FecCD family ABC transporter permease encodes MKINKKKILVVSLIFLICLFIFSLFVGNYKINFLNGINIILGKGDFNSIEYKIFWQLRLPRILMALIIGMLLGSSGAVTQTLFRNPMADPYIIGISASGTFGAVIAYMLGLSESYYGIFASVFSFVTSFIIFKLSNSKKGTLNLSTLLIVGIAISAFLRALISLSMYLIGEDSFRVIVWTMGYLGGGDWRKILILSIPLALALFYFYFNRYRLDVILLSDEEAHSLGIDVKKFKYQVLIVSTFMVGFSVAFSGMIGFVGLIIPHIVRMIFGSSNIKLIPLSMFYGGVFLLFCDTLSRGISTTMELPIGIITAIFGAPFFIYLAFKNKRGNL; translated from the coding sequence GTGAAAATAAATAAAAAGAAAATTTTAGTAGTATCTTTAATTTTTTTAATATGTTTATTTATATTTTCTTTATTTGTTGGAAATTATAAAATAAATTTTTTGAATGGTATCAATATAATATTGGGAAAAGGAGATTTTAATTCGATTGAGTATAAAATTTTTTGGCAACTGAGATTACCAAGAATTTTAATGGCACTGATAATTGGAATGCTTTTAGGAAGTAGTGGTGCAGTGACACAGACTCTTTTCAGAAATCCAATGGCTGATCCATACATAATAGGGATTTCAGCTAGTGGAACTTTTGGCGCTGTAATTGCCTATATGCTAGGTTTATCTGAAAGTTATTATGGAATTTTTGCATCTGTTTTCTCATTTGTAACTTCATTTATAATATTCAAATTATCTAATAGTAAAAAAGGAACATTAAATCTGTCTACTCTTCTCATTGTAGGAATAGCAATATCAGCATTTTTAAGAGCTTTAATATCTCTATCTATGTATTTGATAGGAGAGGATAGTTTTAGAGTTATAGTTTGGACAATGGGATATTTAGGTGGTGGAGACTGGAGAAAAATTTTAATTTTATCAATACCTTTAGCATTGGCATTGTTTTATTTTTATTTTAATAGATATAGATTGGATGTCATTTTACTTTCAGATGAAGAAGCTCACAGCTTAGGAATAGATGTAAAAAAATTTAAATACCAAGTTCTCATTGTTTCTACATTTATGGTAGGATTCTCAGTAGCTTTTAGTGGTATGATAGGATTTGTTGGATTGATTATTCCACATATTGTGAGAATGATTTTTGGAAGTAGTAACATTAAATTAATCCCACTTTCAATGTTTTATGGAGGAGTATTCCTTTTGTTCTGTGACACTCTCTCAAGAGGGATATCAACAACGATGGAGCTTCCAATAGGAATTATAACGGCTATATTTGGAGCTCCATTTTTTATATATTTAGCCTTCAAAAATAAAAGAGGTAATTTATGA
- a CDS encoding ABC transporter ATP-binding protein: MKKIELQNLKYSYGKNQILKDISYEFNSGELVGILGANGCGKSTLLKIMMGFLKKENGQIYLDEKKQEEFSILDFSKKVSFITQKSNQNINFSVLELLKLGRVPHIKNNFKGLEEEDHQIVKEIIEELMLQEFLYRDVNSLSGGEFQKILLGRAFIQKGEAIFLDEPTSALDMNHSLELLSLLLKKIKEEELIGIIVIHDINLASLFCDRIVFIKDGKIKYSGVPKEVIKEEILKDVYGFNPEVFETKDGIFVLPKKEKI, encoded by the coding sequence ATGAAAAAAATAGAATTACAAAATTTAAAATATTCTTATGGAAAAAATCAAATACTAAAAGATATAAGTTATGAATTTAATTCAGGAGAATTAGTTGGGATTTTAGGTGCTAATGGTTGTGGAAAATCAACTTTATTAAAAATTATGATGGGATTTCTAAAAAAAGAAAATGGACAAATTTATTTAGATGAAAAAAAGCAAGAAGAATTTTCTATTTTAGATTTTTCTAAAAAAGTTTCTTTCATAACTCAGAAATCAAATCAAAATATAAATTTTAGTGTACTAGAACTATTAAAACTAGGGAGAGTTCCACATATAAAAAATAATTTTAAAGGATTAGAAGAAGAGGACCATCAAATTGTAAAAGAGATTATAGAAGAATTGATGCTCCAAGAATTCTTATATAGAGATGTAAATAGTTTAAGTGGTGGCGAATTTCAAAAGATTCTTTTAGGAAGAGCATTTATACAAAAAGGAGAGGCTATTTTTTTAGATGAACCTACATCAGCTTTAGATATGAATCACTCTTTGGAACTTCTAAGTCTTCTATTAAAAAAAATAAAAGAAGAGGAACTAATAGGGATAATTGTTATTCATGATATAAATTTAGCATCGTTATTTTGTGATAGAATAGTTTTTATAAAAGATGGAAAAATTAAATACTCAGGAGTCCCAAAAGAAGTTATAAAAGAAGAGATTTTGAAAGATGTATATGGATTTAATCCTGAAGTTTTTGAAACTAAAGATGGAATATTTGTTTTGCCTAAAAAGGAGAAAATATGA
- a CDS encoding ABC transporter substrate-binding protein: MKYVIVFLVIIANTFALEIKGNMILGEKNEVIPLKEYKRIVVYNFGAVELLYKIGAGEKIVGVANHNKKIWPEEKTKLIPLAGGVSKPSIEKILSFNPDLVIFNIMGNQSEELKKFGIPSITFVNRSLNDILKNTLVLGKITNKEKESLDLVEELTNKLNLIKNGEKIEGKALILYSDSPPTSFAKDSLPVEILEQIGLEVILPKGGKKSIVSSEYILRENPKYIIGTRGINKREEIIKSIPLIEETDAFKDGNIYLIDSTEIMRASHRVFDEIENIYKILKGDSNERS, translated from the coding sequence ATGAAATATGTGATAGTATTTTTAGTAATAATTGCCAATACATTTGCTTTAGAAATAAAAGGTAATATGATTTTAGGTGAAAAAAATGAAGTTATCCCTTTGAAAGAATATAAAAGAATAGTTGTTTATAATTTTGGAGCAGTAGAACTTTTATATAAGATAGGTGCAGGAGAAAAAATTGTAGGAGTAGCAAATCACAATAAAAAAATATGGCCTGAAGAAAAAACAAAACTAATTCCATTAGCTGGTGGAGTATCAAAACCATCTATAGAAAAGATATTATCTTTTAATCCCGATTTAGTTATATTTAATATTATGGGGAATCAAAGTGAAGAGTTGAAAAAATTTGGGATTCCATCTATAACTTTTGTGAATAGGAGTTTAAATGATATCTTAAAAAATACTCTAGTTCTTGGAAAAATAACAAATAAAGAAAAAGAAAGTTTAGATTTAGTCGAAGAATTAACTAATAAATTAAATTTAATTAAAAACGGAGAAAAAATAGAGGGAAAGGCTTTAATTTTATACTCGGATTCTCCTCCAACTTCTTTTGCAAAAGATTCTTTACCTGTTGAAATATTAGAACAAATAGGACTAGAAGTTATTTTACCAAAAGGTGGTAAAAAATCTATTGTGTCTTCAGAGTACATTTTAAGAGAAAATCCTAAATATATAATTGGAACTAGAGGGATAAATAAGAGGGAAGAAATAATTAAAAGTATTCCTTTAATAGAAGAAACCGATGCATTTAAAGATGGGAATATATATTTAATAGATTCAACTGAGATTATGAGAGCTTCACATAGAGTTTTTGATGAAATAGAAAATATTTATAAAATATTAAAAGGAGATTCGAATGAAAGATCCTAA
- a CDS encoding class I SAM-dependent methyltransferase, protein MKDPKKGYDKWAKLYNVIEENMPMGKFKQEAIAQAKGKILEVGIGSGANLKYYKSEQDVIGIDFSKEMLNLANKKIISLKLQNIKLKEMNIEKMDFLDNTFDTVISTCVFCTVPNPEKGLKEIFRVLKPGGKAIFLEHMKSENSIINIFLWIMNQLTIRILGTSLLRETENSIRKAGFSRVTSKNLMMKDVLRLIVAEK, encoded by the coding sequence ATGAAAGATCCTAAAAAAGGTTATGATAAATGGGCAAAACTTTATAATGTAATAGAAGAAAATATGCCTATGGGAAAATTTAAACAAGAGGCAATTGCTCAGGCAAAAGGGAAAATTTTAGAAGTGGGTATAGGTAGTGGTGCAAATTTAAAATATTATAAATCAGAGCAAGATGTCATAGGAATAGATTTTTCAAAAGAGATGTTAAACTTAGCAAACAAGAAGATAATATCTTTAAAACTACAAAATATAAAATTAAAAGAAATGAATATTGAGAAGATGGATTTTTTAGATAATACATTTGATACAGTAATTTCAACATGTGTATTTTGTACAGTTCCTAATCCTGAAAAAGGTTTAAAAGAAATTTTTCGAGTTTTAAAACCTGGGGGGAAAGCTATTTTTTTAGAGCATATGAAAAGTGAAAACTCAATAATAAATATATTCTTGTGGATAATGAATCAATTGACAATAAGAATTTTAGGAACTTCACTTCTTAGAGAAACTGAAAATTCCATAAGAAAAGCAGGTTTTTCTAGAGTTACATCTAAAAATTTAATGATGAAAGATGTTCTCAGATTAATAGTTGCAGAAAAATAG
- a CDS encoding MotA/TolQ/ExbB proton channel family protein — translation MINYLNSGGLILYLLVVLSIIALGVILERTYCFMKNKTCVNTEFKKEIKTLLLDEKYTEAIEFSKTEKGVVGKTLTKFLIRYCEIKDFKNSDELLREIELEEMEILEKNTYLLGIIAYTAPMIGLLGTVTGMIQAFGNIAVSGTGDPNAIAGGISQALLTTAGGLIIAIPSIIAYNIFNKRIEKMGLEVEKIATFIVNIVKR, via the coding sequence ATGATCAATTACTTAAATTCTGGGGGACTTATATTATATTTGTTAGTTGTATTATCTATAATTGCATTGGGAGTTATTTTAGAAAGAACTTATTGTTTTATGAAAAATAAAACTTGTGTAAATACAGAGTTTAAAAAAGAAATAAAAACCTTATTATTAGATGAAAAATATACAGAAGCGATAGAATTTTCAAAAACTGAAAAAGGTGTTGTAGGAAAAACTTTAACAAAGTTTTTGATCCGTTATTGTGAGATAAAAGATTTTAAAAATAGTGATGAATTATTAAGAGAGATAGAGCTTGAAGAGATGGAAATATTAGAAAAAAATACATATCTTCTTGGAATAATTGCATATACAGCTCCTATGATTGGACTACTTGGAACTGTAACAGGAATGATCCAAGCTTTTGGGAATATAGCGGTTTCCGGAACAGGAGATCCAAATGCCATCGCAGGAGGTATATCTCAAGCATTACTTACAACAGCAGGAGGATTGATAATAGCAATACCATCAATCATAGCTTATAATATTTTCAATAAAAGAATAGAAAAAATGGGACTAGAGGTAGAAAAAATAGCCACATTTATAGTAAATATAGTGAAGAGGTAG
- a CDS encoding biopolymer transporter ExbD: protein MKRKTKRRSLATPDLTPLIDVVFLLLIFFMLVTTFDKYSGFNLELPKGSISSEVTKDNYELIIDKENKYFIIKDKEKNQVLLEELPNKIQSIKEITITADKDLKYEVIVKTISILKNSGVDKVELNFYD, encoded by the coding sequence GTGAAAAGAAAGACTAAAAGAAGAAGTTTAGCGACGCCAGATTTAACACCTTTGATAGATGTTGTTTTTTTACTTTTAATATTTTTTATGTTAGTAACAACTTTTGATAAGTATAGTGGATTTAATTTAGAACTTCCAAAGGGGAGTATTTCATCAGAAGTAACTAAAGATAACTATGAATTGATTATAGATAAAGAAAATAAATATTTTATTATTAAAGATAAAGAAAAAAATCAGGTATTATTAGAAGAGTTGCCCAATAAAATTCAATCAATAAAAGAGATTACAATAACGGCAGATAAAGATTTGAAATATGAGGTTATTGTAAAAACTATAAGTATTTTAAAAAATTCAGGTGTGGATAAAGTGGAGCTGAATTTTTATGATTAA
- a CDS encoding TonB family protein, producing the protein MIKFYLASIIVHLIIIGVGFKILNPKELKFVEKKSMIVSVQNQRAISKFQEVNSNKSLSEEEVKEEAIKEVAKEEIKPKEEKRVKKIEKKESVKKVVDKRTEVKKVEKEKKKEKSIYNEFEDKNRFIQGTDGTFTAVYSEGIEFEILKEVDPSYPIRAKKIGYKGLGNVNVKFLVNLDGKISEIIFLNGEMGYGFKEEVEKALKSWRFKPIEYKGKIIKVYFEKEFKFRVK; encoded by the coding sequence ATGATTAAGTTCTATTTGGCTTCAATTATAGTTCATTTAATTATAATAGGGGTTGGATTTAAGATTTTAAATCCAAAAGAATTAAAATTTGTAGAAAAAAAGAGTATGATAGTATCTGTACAAAATCAAAGGGCAATTAGTAAATTTCAAGAAGTAAATTCAAATAAAAGTTTAAGCGAAGAAGAAGTTAAAGAAGAAGCAATTAAAGAAGTAGCTAAAGAAGAGATAAAGCCCAAAGAAGAAAAGCGAGTAAAGAAGATAGAAAAAAAAGAGTCTGTAAAAAAAGTAGTGGATAAAAGAACAGAAGTTAAAAAAGTTGAGAAAGAAAAAAAGAAAGAAAAATCAATATATAATGAATTTGAAGATAAAAATAGATTTATTCAAGGAACAGATGGAACATTTACTGCGGTCTATTCAGAAGGAATAGAATTTGAAATTCTTAAAGAAGTAGACCCATCTTATCCAATTAGAGCTAAAAAAATAGGATACAAAGGATTGGGAAATGTAAATGTAAAATTTTTAGTAAATTTAGATGGAAAAATATCTGAAATTATCTTTTTAAATGGGGAAATGGGATACGGGTTTAAAGAGGAAGTGGAAAAGGCTCTTAAAAGTTGGAGATTTAAACCAATAGAGTATAAAGGCAAAATAATTAAAGTTTATTTTGAAAAAGAGTTTAAATTTAGAGTTAAATAA
- the rpoN gene encoding RNA polymerase factor sigma-54: MDFRLNLGQSLKLAMTTEMKLSIKILKMGLKELKDYLEKEAFKNSAIEIVYPNKNYSKSNETENYLENLEGKEESLIDYLEEQIGYLKIDREVKEAMIYLINNLDEKGYILGDLNTLRKVAKIKIDIFNTAFNLLRKLEPTGIGAVDLKDCLKIQIVQREIKRKYIFSIIDQDLEDIAAGNLSKIAQKYSISLEELREEIQIIRSLNPKPARGFYVNDKTKYIVPDLITDIFENNILIRLNEDYLPKIRVNNRTGEAQNISIALAIEKGIIKRQETLLKISTYIMEYQKEAIIKGINLKTLRIKDIAFELEMHESTVSRAIKDKYIKINDNIEMLKKYIVLNSNTEIIKKKILKIIETEDKTKPLSDEKILKILETEKICIQRRTVTKYREELGILSSRKRKSM; the protein is encoded by the coding sequence GTGGATTTTAGATTAAATTTGGGTCAAAGCTTAAAACTTGCTATGACAACGGAGATGAAACTATCAATAAAAATATTGAAGATGGGTCTAAAAGAATTGAAGGATTATTTGGAAAAAGAAGCCTTTAAAAATTCTGCAATTGAAATTGTTTATCCAAATAAAAATTATTCTAAAAGTAATGAAACTGAAAATTATTTAGAGAATTTAGAAGGAAAAGAAGAGAGTTTAATAGATTATTTAGAAGAGCAGATTGGATATTTGAAGATAGATAGAGAAGTGAAAGAGGCTATGATTTATCTAATAAATAATTTAGATGAGAAAGGGTATATTTTGGGAGATTTAAATACTTTAAGAAAAGTTGCAAAAATAAAAATAGACATTTTTAATACTGCTTTTAATCTTTTGAGAAAATTAGAACCTACAGGAATAGGCGCAGTTGATCTAAAAGATTGTCTAAAAATACAAATTGTTCAAAGGGAAATAAAAAGAAAATATATTTTTTCAATAATAGATCAAGATTTAGAAGATATAGCTGCTGGTAATTTAAGTAAAATCGCTCAAAAATATTCAATCTCTTTGGAAGAACTAAGGGAAGAGATTCAGATAATAAGAAGTTTAAATCCTAAACCAGCAAGAGGATTTTATGTAAATGATAAAACAAAATATATAGTCCCAGATTTAATTACAGATATTTTTGAAAATAATATTTTAATCAGGTTAAATGAAGACTATCTACCAAAAATAAGAGTTAACAATAGAACCGGAGAAGCACAGAACATTTCTATTGCATTAGCAATAGAAAAAGGAATAATTAAAAGACAGGAAACACTTTTAAAGATATCAACCTATATAATGGAATATCAAAAAGAAGCGATTATAAAAGGGATTAATTTAAAAACTTTAAGAATTAAAGACATAGCATTTGAATTAGAAATGCATGAATCTACAGTATCAAGAGCAATAAAAGATAAATATATAAAAATAAATGATAACATAGAAATGTTAAAGAAATACATAGTTTTAAATTCTAATACAGAAATAATAAAAAAGAAAATTTTAAAAATAATAGAAACTGAAGATAAAACAAAACCACTTTCAGATGAAAAAATTTTAAAAATTTTAGAGACAGAAAAAATTTGTATACAAAGAAGAACAGTAACAAAATATAGAGAAGAGCTAGGAATTTTATCTAGCAGAAAAAGAAAAAGTATGTAA
- the bioA gene encoding adenosylmethionine--8-amino-7-oxononanoate transaminase: MEILSNLQKKDLKHIFHPCSQMKDYEQLPPIVITKGDGLYVEDEFGNKYMDCVSSWWVNLFGHCNPRINKVIKEQVDKLEHIIFANFSHEAAIELGERLTKVAPKGLNKLIFTDNGSSSTEVSIKLSFQYHAQTGNPQKKKFVSIDGAYHGETIGALGVGNMDRFTDVYKPLIREGVKVKGPNCFECEYGKTRDCCEAECFEHMEKHLNENGNEIAGVIIESMVQGVAGMRIYSPIYLKKLRELTLKLNIHLIADEIAMGFGRTGKMFAIEHAGVSPDIMCVGKGLTAGYFPMSIVLITDKLYEAFYADYSEGKSFLHSHSYSGNPIGCRIAVETLKIFEEENILEVVKLKGDYLRKSSANKLKDIPYIGEYRQIGLIGAIELTGVPGERAGYEIYKIALKKGAILRPLGNIVYFMPPYIIKEEEIDKMLDIFKESLEEYLSRFK; this comes from the coding sequence ATGGAAATATTAAGTAATTTACAAAAAAAGGATTTAAAACATATATTTCACCCTTGTTCTCAAATGAAGGATTATGAACAACTTCCTCCAATAGTAATAACTAAAGGAGATGGGCTTTACGTTGAAGATGAGTTTGGAAATAAATATATGGATTGTGTTTCAAGCTGGTGGGTTAATTTATTTGGACATTGTAATCCAAGAATAAATAAAGTTATAAAAGAACAGGTAGATAAACTTGAACATATAATTTTTGCTAACTTTTCACATGAAGCAGCAATTGAATTGGGAGAAAGATTAACTAAAGTAGCTCCTAAAGGATTAAATAAACTTATATTTACAGATAATGGATCTTCAAGTACAGAAGTTTCAATAAAATTAAGTTTTCAATACCATGCACAAACAGGAAATCCTCAAAAGAAAAAATTTGTTTCGATAGATGGAGCTTATCACGGAGAAACGATAGGAGCTTTAGGAGTAGGGAATATGGATAGATTTACAGATGTCTATAAACCTTTAATAAGAGAAGGAGTTAAGGTTAAGGGACCTAATTGCTTTGAATGTGAATATGGGAAAACAAGAGATTGTTGTGAAGCAGAATGTTTTGAACATATGGAAAAACATTTAAATGAGAATGGAAATGAAATAGCTGGTGTTATAATTGAATCAATGGTTCAAGGTGTGGCTGGAATGAGAATATACTCTCCTATATACTTAAAAAAATTGAGAGAACTAACTCTAAAGTTAAATATTCATTTAATAGCAGATGAAATAGCTATGGGATTTGGAAGAACTGGAAAAATGTTTGCTATTGAGCATGCAGGTGTAAGTCCCGATATAATGTGTGTTGGAAAGGGATTAACTGCAGGATATTTTCCAATGTCTATAGTATTAATAACTGATAAGCTATATGAAGCTTTTTATGCTGATTATTCAGAAGGAAAATCATTTTTACACTCTCATAGTTACTCAGGAAATCCTATAGGATGTAGAATAGCGGTTGAAACATTGAAAATATTTGAAGAAGAAAATATTTTAGAAGTTGTAAAATTAAAAGGTGATTATTTAAGAAAATCATCTGCAAATAAGTTAAAAGATATTCCTTATATAGGAGAATATAGACAGATAGGTCTTATTGGAGCGATAGAATTAACTGGAGTTCCTGGAGAAAGAGCAGGATATGAAATATACAAAATAGCGTTAAAAAAAGGTGCAATTTTAAGACCTTTAGGAAATATAGTTTATTTTATGCCACCATATATAATAAAAGAAGAGGAAATAGATAAAATGCTAGATATTTTTAAGGAGTCGTTAGAAGAATATCTAAGTAGATTTAAATAA